The Aptenodytes patagonicus chromosome 15, bAptPat1.pri.cur, whole genome shotgun sequence genome has a segment encoding these proteins:
- the DDX54 gene encoding ATP-dependent RNA helicase DDX54 — translation MAPSRPRRQPRGAPVPVPPLPAFPATEEDDGADAEPDTRAMVRAQNQKKKKSGGFQSMGLSYPVFKGIMKKGYKVPTPIQRKSIPAILRGRDVVAMARTGSGKTACFLIPMFERLKAPSQAGARALVLSPTRELALQTLKFTKELGKFTGLKTALILGGDKMEDQFAALHENPDIIIATPGRLVHVAVEMKLKLHTVEYVVFDEADRLFEMGFAEQLQEIIARLPDCHQTVLFSATLPKLLVEFARAGLTEPMLIRLDVESKLSEQLKLAFFHTRGDDKPAVLLHLLRNVVKPQDQTVVFVATKHHTEYLKELLTAQGIRCTHIYSSLDQTARKINIAKFAQGKCPVLLVTDVAARGLDIPMLDNVINYSFPAKAKLFLHRVGRVARAGRSGTAYSLVAPDEMPYVFDLHLFLGRPLVLAGAQEMPADAGGVLGRVPQSLVDDEECLLLTDHEGSLELQSLRRVASNAHKQYLRSRPGPSPESIKRAKDLDVSQLGIHPLFSARFEDTELERLKFVDSIKTYKSKATIFEINATSRTLASTVMRSKRRHDHALIEKYQRGQQEKRAAALKGQGLCPAPPEPEEGEGEEEDLQDVFSTVVGQKRKRGRGGEDGARKKPQQPVQRDEDFYIPYRPKDFESERGLSVGGEGSPFEQQAAGAVLDLMGDENHNLNKSKQLLKWDRKKKRFVGQTGQEDKKKVRTESGRYISSSYKNNLYEKWKQKYKVDERDEDEEDERGREQFRGKHRHRHGPGQPPARGKVRSELKNKQQILKQRKKVAKQRFLQSGGLKRLKARNRQRVQELRQMAFGRRVGAAKKGKLRKRV, via the exons ATGGCGCCGTcgcggccccgccgccagccccggggagcgCCG GTCCCCGTGCCCCCGCTGCCCGCCTTCCCCGCCACCGAGGAGGATGACGGTGCCGACGCCGAGCCGGACACGCGGGCCATGGTGCGGGCCCAGaaccagaagaagaagaaatccgGGGGCTTCCAGTCCATGG GTCTCAGCTACCCCGTCTTTAAGGGCATCATGAAGAAGGGCTACAAGGTGCCCACCCCCATCCAGAGGAAG AGCATCCCCGCCATCCTGCGCGGCCGGGATGTGGTGGCGATGGCACGGACGGGCAGCGGGAAGACGGCCTGCTTCCTCATCCCCATGTTCGAGCGGCTGAAGGCGCCCAGCCAGGCCGGGGCACGCGCCCTCGTCCTCTCGCCCACCCGCGAGCTGGCCCTGCAGACCCTGAAGTTCACCAAGGAG CTGGGCAAGTTCACGGGCTTGAAGACAGCCCTGATCCTGGGAGGAGACAA GATGGAGGACCAGTTCGCCGCCCTGCACGAGAACCCCGACAT AATCATCGCCACCCCCGGGCGCCTGGTGCACGTGGCGGTGGAGATGAAACTGAAGCTGCACACCGTGGAGTACGTGGTGTTCGACGAGGCCGACAG GCTCTTCGAGATGGGCTTCGCCGAGCAGCTCCAGGAGATCATCGCCCGGCTGCCGGACTGCCACCAGACCGTCCTCTTCTCCGCCACGCTGCCCAAGCTGCTCGTCGAGTTTGCCCGGGCCG GTCTCACCGAGCCGATGCTGATCCGTCTGGACGTGGAGTCCAAGCTCAGCGAGCAGCTCAAG CTGGCTTTCTTCCACACCCGAGGGGACGACAAACCGGCCGTGCTGCTCCACCTGCTCCGGAACGTGGTGAAGCCCCAGGACCAGACAGTCGTCTTTGTGGCCACCAAGCACCACACGGAGTATCTCAAGGAG ctgctgacGGCCCAGGGCATCCGCTGCACACACATCTACAGCTCGCTGGACCAGACCGCCCGCAAGATCAACATCGCCAAGTTCGCCCAGGGCAAGTGCCCGGTGCTGCTGGTCACCGATGTGGCCGCCCGCGGGCTCGACATCCCCATGCTGGACAACGTCATCAACTACAGCTTCCCCGCCAAGGCCAAGCTGTTCCTGCATCGTGTCG GTCGCGTGGCCCGAGCTGGCCGGAGCGGCACCGCCTACTCGCTGGTGGCTCCCGATGAGATGCCCTACGTCTTTGATCTCCACCTCTTCCTGGGGCGCCCGCTCGTCCTCGCCGGTGCCCAGGAGATGCCCGCTG ATGCCGGCGGGGTCCTGGGCCGTGTCCCCCAGAGCCTGGTGGATGACGAGGAGTGCCTGCTGCTGACGGACCACGAGGGCTCGCTGGAGCTGCAGAGCCTGCGCCGCGTCGCCAGCAACGCCCACAAGCAGTACCTGCGGTCCCGGCCTGGCCCCTCGCCTGAGTCCATCAAGAGGGCGAAGGACCTGGACGTGTCCCAGCTGGGCATCCACCCGCTCTTCA GCGCTCGCTTTGAAGACACCGAGCTGGAGAGGCTGAAGTTTGTGGACAGCATTAAAACCTACAAGTCCAAGGCG ACCATCTTTGAGATCAACGCCACGTCCCGGACACTGGCCAGCACCGTGATGCGGTCGAAGCGGCGCCACGACCATGCCCTCATCGAGAAGTACCAGCGTGGGCAGCAGGAGAAGCGGGCAGCGGCTCTCAAAGGGCAGGGGCTGTGCCCGGCCCCCCCCGAGCctgaggagggagaaggagaggaggaagacctCCAG GACGTGTTCTCCACCGTGGTGGGCCAGAAGCGAAAACGGGGCCGAGGGGGAGAAGACGGTGCCAGGAAAAAGCCGCAGCAGCCGGTGCAACGGGACGAGGACTTCTACATCCCGTACCGGCCCAAGGACTTTGAGAGCGAGAGGGG GCTGAGTGTGGGCGGCGAGGGCAGTCCCTTCGAGCAGCAGGCGGCCGGAGCTGTCCTGGATCTCATGGGTGACGAAAACCACAACCTCAACAAGAGCAAGCAGCTGCTGAAGTG GGACCGCAAGAAGAAGCGGTTCGTGGGGCAGACGGGccaggaggacaagaagaaggtGCGGACGGAGAGCGGGCGCTACATCAGCAGCTCCTACAAGAACAACCT CTATGAAAAGTGGAAGCAGAAATACAAGGTAGATGAGCGGGACGAGGATGAGGAAGATGAACGAGGCAGGGAGCAGTTCAGAGGGAAGCACAGACACAGGCACG GtcccgggcagccccccgcccgGGGCAAGGTGCGCTCGGAGCTGAAGAACAAGCAGCAGATTCTGAAGCAGCGCAAGAAGGTGGCCAAGCAGCGCTTCCTGCAGAGCGGGGGGCTGAAGCGCCTGAAGGCCAGGAACCGGCAGCGGGTGCAGGAGCTGCGGCAGATGGCCTTCGGGCGCCGGGTGGGGGCCGCCAAGAAGGGCAAGCTGCGGAAGAGGGTGTAG
- the CFAP73 gene encoding cilia- and flagella-associated protein 73: protein MAFDLEEYLRTAFRDKLRLQTVPAWDAAVLLPSTRLLLKRREVAEVERVLQSQREVRTAASPSTRPPVVPQEFRQRMEHLEQRWQQLGQRKDQLQDVVLKFNVFLKASAARQERALRRAEEERVRAAGQGAEAARLRQELTGLLQRREHLARRLRSLQGFGDYLQGVLARTEQFQDVPAMLAHFGVLAGAQAALAQQAEAGQERLAQGWAQLRRYQEEASSELLRTNNELTQLRARLEAARHEVLQEESCWAHVQSTAAQKTLLLGQIKLAVLNLFQLATTRLKVPTDVALEDTEAQLDTVLLCMQDLTAICAELRPRQTGPCPPRLPAATSMHPLRHGGARVPPSQE, encoded by the exons ATGGCCTTCGACCTGGAGGAGTATTTGCGCACGGCTTTCCGGGACAAGCTGCGGCTGCA GACGGTACCGGCGTGGGATGCTGCCGTGCTGCTGCCCTCCACGCGCTTGCTGCTGAAGAGGCGGGAGGTGGCGGAGGTGGAGCGGGTGCTGCAGAGCCAGCGGGAGGTAAGGACGGCCGCCAGCCCCTCCACGCGCCc CCCAGTGGTCCCACAGGAGTTTCGGCAGAGGATGGAGCACCtggagcagcgctggcagcagcTGGGCCAGCGGAAGGATCAGCTCCAGGATGTTGTCCTCAAATTCAACGTCTTCCTCAAG GCTTCGGCAGCGAGGCAGGAGCGGGCACTGCGGCGGGCAGAAGAGGAGCGGGTGCGGGCGGCGGGACAGGGTGCTGAGGCTGCCCGCCTGCGCCAGGAGCTCACGGGGCTGCTACAGCGCAGGGAGCACCTGGCCCGGCGCCTGCGGAGCCTCCAAGGCTTCGGTGACTATCTGCAGGGCGTGCTGGCCAGAACGGAGCAG TTCCAGGACGTCCCAGCCATGCTGGCCCATTTTGGGGTGCTGGCGGGGGCGCAGGCAGCCCTGGCGCAACAGGCAGAAGCTGGGCAGGAGCGGCTggcccagggctgggcacagcTCCGGCGGTACCAGGAGGAGGCCAGCAGCGAGCTCCTGCGCACCAACAATGAGCTGACCCAGCTCCGTGCACGCCTGGAGGCCGCCCGCCATGAGGTGCTCCAGGAG GAGTCCTGCTGGGCCCATGTCCAGAGCACAGCCGCCCAGAAGaccctgctgctggggcagatCAAGCTGGCAGTGCTGAACCTCTTCCAGCTCGCCACCACGCGGCTCAAGGTCCCCACGGACGTGGCCCTGGAGGACACCGAGGCCCAGCTGGACACA gtgctgctctgcaTGCAGGACCTGACTGCCATCTGTGCCGAGCTGCGCCCCAGGCAGACGGGGCCGTGTCCCCCACGCTTGCCTGCAGCTACCAGCATGCACCCACTGCGCCACGGGGGTGCCAGGGTGCCTCCGAGCCAGGAATAG
- the RITA1 gene encoding RBPJ-interacting and tubulin-associated protein 1 — MSVAAAAAEARGGGRGRKGRGRPHPRPGRRAAMRAAGPAPAPGGGSAPAPRQPRGGRGVRRARASFVDESLFGSPAGARPAPPGFAPPWAAAAPSPGGGGGPRPRSKCRLRSHTPSYCDESLFGAKPEGPAWAAPRMRKEDVAKLHPLLWSPPPGPRNQPSLSPGSRETPLRAVHPRTLVSPATAGFEVGGKDKSCLWKRPESDLGSEGRGAPGRGRSQSLSRPNTSSDRLRLASGNPRTERCKNQSPPTAPVTPRGPLMRGRSKSMSGPSLAMNSKAVGGCKPRPPWK; from the exons ATGTcggtagcggcggcggcggcggaagcACGTGGTGGCGGGCGGGGCCGGAAGGGGCGGGGCCGGCCCCATCCCCGCCCCGGGCGGCGCGCGGCCatgcgggcggcggggccggcaccggcaccggggggCGGCTCCGCTCCCGCTCCCCGGCAgccgcgggggggccggggcgtcCGCCGGGCGCGGGCGTCCTTCGTGGACGAGTCGCTCTTCGGCAGCCCCGCGGGGGCCCGTCCGGCGCCGCCCGGCTTCGCGCCTCcctgggcggcggcggctccttctcccggtggcggcggcggcccccggccgAGGAGTAAGTGCAG GTTGAGAAGTCACACTCCGTCCTACTGCGACGAGTCCCTCTTTGGTGCCAAGCCTGAGGGTCCGGCCTGGGCAGCCCCTCGGATGAGGAAGGAAGACGTAGCCAAGCTCCATCCGCTGCTCTGGAGCCCTCCGCCCGGCCCCCGAAACCAGCCCAGCCTTTCTCCCGGCTCCAGGGAGACGCCCTTGAGAGCCGTCCACCCGCGAACCCTTGTGTCTCCGGCAACAGCAGGCTTTGAGGTGGGCGGTAAGGACAAGTCCTGTCTCTGGAAGCGTCCTGAGAGCGATTTGGGCTCCGAAGGCCGGGGTGCTCCCGGCAGAGGACGTTCCCAGTCCCTGAGCCGGCCGAACACCTCCTCAGACAGGCTCCGACTGGCTTCAGGCAACCCCAGGACAGAAAGGTGTAAAAACCAGAGCCCTCCGACAGCCCCTGTGACCCCCCGAGGCCCTCTGATGAGGGGTC